The window CGAGAACATTCTGTCTTCCAATAGGAAGCCTGTCTCCAGGAGCAgacccccccatccccccacctcccagcccctgacaaccaggaacccactctctgtgtctgtggatcGGCCTGTTCTGGACGTTTCCCACCAGTGGGATCACACCCTGCGTGTcctgtgtctgcttctctcactgagcatcaTGTTCTCCGGGTCTGTTCATGAGGCAGTGAGTGTCAGGGCTTCTCTCCTCTCCATGGCTGAGGGACGCTCCTGTGTGCGGGGGGACCACCTGGTGTTTATGTGTTTATCTTTCAGTAAACACATGGGCCTGCAGCCACCTTTTGCTGTTGGGAgtcatgctgctgtgaacacgtGCGTGTGGATGGCTGTGTGGACATGTGTTTCAGTTCTCCTGGGCCTGCACCTGGGAGTGGGGTCACTGGGCCAGATGGTGGCCTCCTGGTGGTTTTTATTTCCTCCCTGGAGGATGGCAGCCCCACCAGCAGCAGTCCGAGGCCAGCCTCCTGTCTCTGTCACTTGTTTTGTTTCGGTCAGACAGAGGTTGCAGTCTTGGAGGGACAAACAGGACTGTGTCTGTCTTGCCCAGGAGACAGTGGGGCCTTTTGTGGCCTAGAGCAGGCTGTGGGGGCCATTTTGCCTTGGGCACGGTGTGTGCTGGGAGTGGATTTACAGCCAGCACGCCCAGGACCCTCCTCAGGGCCTGACCTGGCCCTGGCGTCCTGGGTACCCCAGGGGCCCCCAGCCACACTGTGTGTTTGCTGGAGTGGTTGGTGAGGACCTCCCGTGCCCTCTGCAGGGCCCATGGGCTGAGGAGTGATGAGTAGGCTGCATTGAAGCAGTAAGGGGCAGGCTGTTACATGGTCTCAGCACACTTCGTCCATGGgaaagaggtgggaggggttGGTCCAATCCCAGATACCGCCAGGGCATCGGGCTCTGCAGCCATGGAACAGAGCTCCCCTGGAGCCACGTGAAGGTCATCTGTGGCCCATTTCTGCTCTCATCCAGGGCAGCCCTAACCAGTAGGAATATAACACGAGACGTGTACATGACATGAAGTGTGTAGAAGCCACGTTTTGGGAAACTACAAAGAAACGGTTGAACTTAACCTTAATCATACGTTTATTTAACCTGAGACATGTAGAGTATCCCCACTTCAGCCATGTAGTCAACACAGCCATCCCTCAGCATCCATGGGGAACTGGGTCCAGGGCCCCCAAGGATAAGAAGAGCCAAGGATCTCAAGGCCTTTGAATAAAGTGGTGTAGTGAGTTGGTCTGTGTCCGTGGAATACAGAAAGAGACTTAACGATACagttagttttctcttttgtattaAGTCTCTGGGATCCAGTGTGCATTTTTGCTCATGGCATTTCTCGgtaaaaaaaaggggggacaGAAAAGACACCCAGACAAGGGCGGTTTAAACTCTGTGCAAACACGGCGTTAGTAAGATGTGAGTGAGAGCACGACAGCTGGTGCCTTTTGCTCAGTGGGACGAGCCTGCAGACGTGGCACAGTCCTGGGACGACCCCTCCAGCTCGCCAGGCCCCTCCACGGCCCAGGATGATGCCCTGCTCCGGTCTCTGTCTCCCACAGTCAGAGCCCCACTGAGGACGGACCCCGCCCCGAGCGTCATGGAGCTGCGCAGAGATGCAAAGGCTGGGAGTCCCGAGCAAGAACCGCCGTGGCAAGCCCTCCCGGTTCTGTCAGAGCAGCAATCTGGGGCTGTGGAGCTGGTGCTGGCCTATGCTGCACCCGTCCTGGACAAGAGCCAGACCTCACGCCTCCTCAAGGAGGTGTCAGCAGTCCATCCGCTGCCTGCGCAGCCTCACCTCAAGAGGGTGCGGCCCAGCCCTGACCCCGCCGCCCACACTCGCTGGAAATGCTGCTGTGCCTGGCGGGGCCAGCCCGGGACTCGCGATCGCTGGCCGAGCTCCTCCCGAGGCCGGATGTGGACACCCGTGGCCTGGGGCAGCCCTTCCTGGTGCCTGTGCCTGTGCGGCCGCCCCTGACCAGGAGCCAGTTCGAGGAGGCACGCACTCACTGGCCCACGACTTTTCACGAGGATAGGCAGGTGACCCGAGCCCTGGCTGGATGCCTCTTCTCGGCACAGGAGCGGGCTGCAATGCAGGCCCACATGGAGCGGGCCGTGTGGGCCGCGCAGCAGGCAGCCTCGAAGGGCTTGAGGGCTGTGGGTGCGGTGGTGGTGGATCCAGCCTCAGGCCGCGTGCTGGCCACGGGCCACGACTGCAGCAGCGCTGCCAGCCCCCTGCTGCACGCTGCCATGGTGTGCATTGACCTGGTGGCTCGAGGCCAGGGCTGCGGTGCCTACAACCTGGCGCCCCACCCTGCCTGCTCCTTCGCGCCGGCTGTCCGCGCCGGCTCTGTGCGCAAGCTGGACGAAGACGAGGACGGGCTGCCCTACGTGTGCACCGGCTATGACCTGTACATCACCCGCGAGCCCTGCGCCATGTGCGCCATGGCCCTGGTCCACTCTCGGGTGCGGCGTGTCTTTTATGGGGCGCCCTCGCCTGACGGTGCACTCGGTACCCGCTTCCGCCTGCATGCCCGGCCTGACCTCAACCACCGCTTCCAGGCCTTCCGCGGCATCCTGGAGGCCCAGTGCCGCCAACTGGACCCCGACGGGCTGGACGCCAAGGCATAGGTGCTGGCCTGGACCCTCCTTAGCATTCCTCACATCGCCAGGGGCTTTTGCCCGGTCTCAACTCATGGACACTCATGCTATTTCTGCTGGCACATGGGGGGCGTCCCTTTCTGGACACGGTCTTCCTCAAAGTTGGGCGGAGTGGGGGTCCAGCTGACTGAGTAGCTGGGCACCTTCAGACCCAGGTgggcccct is drawn from Bos mutus isolate GX-2022 chromosome 7, NWIPB_WYAK_1.1, whole genome shotgun sequence and contains these coding sequences:
- the ADAT3 gene encoding LOW QUALITY PROTEIN: probable inactive tRNA-specific adenosine deaminase-like protein 3 (The sequence of the model RefSeq protein was modified relative to this genomic sequence to represent the inferred CDS: inserted 1 base in 1 codon; deleted 2 bases in 1 codon) codes for the protein MMPCSGLCLPQSAPLRTDPAPSVMELRRDAKAGSPEQEPPWQALPVLSEQQSGAVELVLAYAAPVLDKSQTSRLLKEVSAVHPLPAQPHLKRVRPSPDPAXPHSLEMLLCLAGPARDSRSLAELLPRPDVDTRGLGQPFLVPVPVRPPLTRSQFEEARTHWPTTFHEDRQVTRALAGCLFSAQERAAMQAHMERAVWAAQQAASKGLRAVGAVVVDPASGRVLATGHDCSSAASPLLHAAMVCIDLVARGQGCGAYNLAPHPACSFAPAVRAGSVRKLDEDEDGLPYVCTGYDLYITREPCAMCAMALVHSRVRRVFYGAPSPDGALGTRFRLHARPDLNHRFQAFRGILEAQCRQLDPDGLDAKA